A region from the Sorex araneus isolate mSorAra2 chromosome 6, mSorAra2.pri, whole genome shotgun sequence genome encodes:
- the LOC101545987 gene encoding olfactory receptor 10AG1-like, whose translation MKYEHMKEENNSSMVNQFVLVGFSDLPKIQGLLFGIFSVIYLVILLGNTLIITITILDPVLQKPMYFFLGNFSSLEICYVSVTLPRILKDLWTQDGSISRLNCATQMCFFLMLGATECFLLAVMSYDRYVAICNPLHYPLVMNHKTCVHLAVGSWIGGIPVQIGQTCQIFILDFCNSNKINHFFCDIPPILQLACGNTTVHEISVYLVALLFAAVPFMLILASYSKIIGTILRLPTATGRAKAFSTCSSHLVVVLLFFGSATITYLRPKSTHSAGIDRLLSLFYTILTPLLNPMIYSLRNKEVIAALRKLFLKR comes from the coding sequence ATGAAATATGAAcatatgaaagaagaaaacaattccTCCATGGTGAACCAATTTGTCCTCGTGGGATTTTCTGATCTTCCAAAGATTCAAGGGTTATTATTTGGAATCTTCTCTGTCATTTATTTAGTTATATTACTAGGAAATActctaataataacaataaccaTCCTGGATCCTGTACTACAGAaacccatgtatttttttctgggaaattttTCCTCATTGGAAATCTGTTATGTATCAGTCACTCTCCCCAGGATACTGAAGGACCTGTGGACTCAGGATGGAAGCATTTCTAGACTGAACTGTGCCACCCAAATGTGCTTCTTCCTTATGCTGGGAGCCACTGAGTGTTTCCTTTTGGCCgtcatgtcctatgaccgctacgtggccatctgtaACCCTCTGCACTACCCTCTTGTCATGAACCACAAGACATGTGTTCACCTAGCTGTTGGCTCCTGGATTGGTGGAATCCCAGTCCAGATAGGGCAAACCTGTCAAATTTTTATTCTGGATTTCTGCAACTCCAACAAAATCAATCACTTCTTCTGTGACATCCCTCCCATTCTTCAGCTAGCCTGTGGGAACACCACTGTACATGAGATATCTGTTTATTTAGTAGCTCTGCTCTTTGCAGCGGTCCCTTTCATGTTGATACTTGCCTCTTATAGCAAAATCATTGGTACCATTCTGAGGTTGCCAACAGCTACAGGACGGGCCAAAGCTTTCTCCACCTGTTCTTCCCATTTGGTGGTTGTGCTCTTATTTTTTGGATCTGCTACCATCACCTACTTAAGACCTAAATCAACACATTCTGCAGGAATTGATAGACTCTTGTCTCTTTTCTATACTATACTGACTCCATTGCTTAATCCTATGATATACAGCCTTCGAAACAAGGAAGTGATTGCAGCACTGAGGAAATTATTCCTAAAAAGATAG